The DNA window AACCGCCATAAAAACGCAGGTTCTCTCCTTGTTGTGCGTCTCCTATCCCAAAATGGGTATTTTCTCTCGCCGCCATCGCAATTTCCCCTTGCCTTATTTCCATATTTTCTTTTGATTGAACTGATTAATGAAGGTAACAGATCAAACTACTCTCTTCCGATATATATTGACTTGCAAAGGATTTGTTGCAAAAGTGAAAATTAGGTTACAAGGAGAGGGTCTTTATATAGAGACCAGGGAAACATAAATAGACATAACATTTAATGATTAACTATTTCCTATGAAAGTTTGTCTGCCCTAGAGAATTTGTCTTTTGGCTTTCCAAGACtgcatttaaatttatccaacaaAACTCCCCCATAAATTAAATGCTCCTTCGATCAATTAATCCCAGCATTATCTTGCCTCTGTCGAATATCTCCTTCGACaatggttttgtgaaaatatctgcAGCTTGATCCTTGCTTGCCACATGCTTCAGTTCGACGCTTCCATTTTTCACATGTTCTCGAATGAAATGAAAACGTACGTCGATGTGTTTACTTCTTTCATGATTCACTGGATTCTTCGCCAGTTCGATTGCTGATTTGTTGTCGACTTGTACTATGGTTGCATTTTCCTGCTTCTGCTCTAACTCACATAACAATCTTCTAAGCCATATAGCATGGCATACACACCATGATGCAGCCACGTATTCTGCTTCGCATGTTGACAGTGTTACAATTGGTTGCTTCCTTGAGAGCCATGTGAAAGCAGTGTTTCCCATAAAGAATACATATCCTGATGTACTTTTTCGATCGTctatatctccacaccaatcgcT is part of the Vicia villosa cultivar HV-30 ecotype Madison, WI linkage group LG2, Vvil1.0, whole genome shotgun sequence genome and encodes:
- the LOC131650300 gene encoding secreted RxLR effector protein 161-like; translation: MEEPVHSHWKALKRILRYIQGTVSLGMFYSKAEDYKLTGYSDSDWCGDIDDRKSTSGYVFFMGNTAFTWLSRKQPIVTLSTCEAEYVAASWCVCHAIWLRRLLCELEQKQENATIVQVDNKSAIELAKNPVNHERSKHIDVRFHFIREHVKNGSVELKHVASKDQAADIFTKPLSKEIFDRGKIMLGLIDRRSI